Part of the Schaalia odontolytica genome is shown below.
TCGCGCGACTCCCGAGGCCTTGGTGGAGTCGGCGATCTGGGAGGCCTCCCTCTTCGAAGAGAATGACTTTCATGACTTCAAGATTTCCGTGAAGCATCACGATGTTCTGACGATGATCCAGGCCTATCGAATGCTGTCCGAGGCGGGGGACTGGCCGCTTCACCTGGGCGTGACTGAGGCGGGGCCGGCTTTCCAGGGGACCATCAAGTCGGTGTCGGCCTTCTCGATTCTCCTCGCGGAGGGCATCGGTGACACCATTCGCGTTTCGCTGTCGGCCCCTCCCGTGGAGGAAGTCAAGGTGGGCACGAAGATGCTCGAGTTCATGGGCCTGCGCGACAAGACGCTCGAGATCGTCTCCTGCCCGTCGTGCGGACGGGCGCAGGTGGATGTGTGGACGCTCGCCGAAGAAGTCACCGAAGGCTTGAAGGACCTGACGGTTCCGTTGCGGGTCGCCGTCATGGGCTGCGTCGTCAACGGTCCCGGCGAGGCTCGCGAGGCCGACCTTGGCGTGGCCTCGGGTAACGGCAAGGGCCAGATCTTCATTCGCGGCGAGGTCGTGGAGACCGTCCCCGAGGACCAGATCGTGGAGACCCTCATCAGGCGCGCGGGCGCCCTCGCCGAAGAACTCGGATTGGAACCCGGTTCGGGTAGCGTCGAGGTCGCTCCGGTGAGCGCCCCCCAGGCCAAGCTCCCCGGAATCGACTTCTGAGCCTGCGTCGTCACCCTCGAAGAAAAGGAGCGCAGCATGCGCATTCAGACTCTCGTTGGACTTTCCCTCGTCGCGGGCGCGTGCGCGCTGGCCGCTTCGGGCTTTCCGCGTCGGATCGGCCTGACCGCCTCGCAGGCAGACGTGTCTCTCCCGGGTGACCTGATCCTGCCCGGAGCCAACGTTATCGTTGACCGAGGGGTGGCGATCGATGCTCCCTCGTCCGTGGTGTGGGACGTGCTGGGGCGCGCCTTCGAACCCGACGACGAGTCGACGATCATCGAGATCCGCGATGAGGATTACATCCTCATGCGCGTCGCGCCGCCCGCCTCCCCGCAGGGCACGCCGGCGTCGGGCACCTGCGTGATCGCCTTGCTTCCCCTCTCACCGGGCCGCACGCTCGTCCACATCCGA
Proteins encoded:
- the ispG gene encoding flavodoxin-dependent (E)-4-hydroxy-3-methylbut-2-enyl-diphosphate synthase; protein product: MPGASSAPFPRKPTRQIMVGDTPVGGGAAVSVQSMTTTKTHDIGATLQQIAELTAAGCDIVRVACPTDKDADALAVIAKQSRIPVIADIHFKPKYVFQAIEAGCGAVRVNPGNIRRFDDQVKDICKAASDHGTSLRIGVNAGSLDPRLLKKYGRATPEALVESAIWEASLFEENDFHDFKISVKHHDVLTMIQAYRMLSEAGDWPLHLGVTEAGPAFQGTIKSVSAFSILLAEGIGDTIRVSLSAPPVEEVKVGTKMLEFMGLRDKTLEIVSCPSCGRAQVDVWTLAEEVTEGLKDLTVPLRVAVMGCVVNGPGEAREADLGVASGNGKGQIFIRGEVVETVPEDQIVETLIRRAGALAEELGLEPGSGSVEVAPVSAPQAKLPGIDF